A portion of the Candidatus Schekmanbacteria bacterium genome contains these proteins:
- a CDS encoding restriction endonuclease subunit S, translating into MNKMEKIRSTLSDACFLVTDGTHDTPKTLESGIPFIKAKEIVGEIIDFENCEYISYEDHLKVIARSKPEKGDTLFAHIGASLGEAAFIKTNIEFSIKNIALFKPNSSKIDNRYLFYYIISPKFQGEIKSRRTGSAQPFVSLEFLRNHPIEYHHNVNTQRKIATILSVYDDLIENNHRRIKILEKMAQMIYREWFVNFCFPGHEKVKMVKSEMGMIPEGWEVVNFSELYMTSSGGTPSRKVAGYYGGAHPWIKTRELNDGFILETEETITDFGMQKSSAKLFPENTVILAIYGATIGKLGILSMPAATNQACVAILPKEVEFGRAFAFLFLRENRDKLIGLGQGAAQQNISQVVLKNFPTLRPPVILMQELSVMVEPLLDNVRNLQQRNANLRRTRDLLLPKLISGEIDVEDLDINSGINNGHT; encoded by the coding sequence TTGAATAAAATGGAAAAAATACGTTCAACTTTAAGTGATGCATGTTTTCTGGTTACTGATGGCACGCATGATACTCCCAAAACTTTGGAGAGCGGTATTCCATTTATAAAAGCAAAGGAAATAGTTGGTGAAATTATCGACTTTGAAAATTGTGAATATATTAGTTATGAAGACCATTTAAAAGTAATTGCTCGCTCGAAACCAGAGAAAGGAGATACTCTATTTGCTCATATAGGTGCTTCATTAGGTGAAGCTGCCTTTATAAAAACAAACATAGAATTTAGTATAAAAAACATCGCATTATTTAAACCAAACTCTTCTAAAATTGATAACAGATATTTATTCTATTATATTATTAGCCCAAAATTTCAAGGCGAAATAAAAAGCCGCCGAACTGGTTCGGCACAGCCTTTCGTTAGCCTTGAATTCTTAAGGAATCATCCAATTGAGTATCATCATAATGTTAATACCCAACGCAAAATTGCTACTATCCTTTCTGTCTATGATGACCTAATTGAGAACAACCACCGTCGCATCAAGATTCTGGAAAAAATGGCGCAGATGATTTATCGGGAGTGGTTTGTCAACTTCTGCTTCCCAGGGCATGAGAAGGTGAAGATGGTCAAGTCAGAAATGGGAATGATACCCGAGGGGTGGGAGGTTGTTAATTTCAGTGAACTCTATATGACGAGTTCGGGAGGGACACCAAGTAGAAAAGTTGCAGGGTATTACGGAGGAGCTCATCCGTGGATTAAAACTCGCGAGTTAAATGATGGATTCATACTGGAAACAGAAGAAACAATTACAGATTTTGGAATGCAAAAATCATCGGCAAAGCTATTCCCTGAAAACACGGTAATTTTGGCAATCTACGGAGCAACAATTGGCAAGCTCGGAATTCTATCCATGCCGGCTGCCACTAATCAAGCATGCGTTGCCATCTTGCCAAAAGAAGTAGAATTTGGTCGAGCTTTTGCTTTTTTATTTCTGCGAGAAAACCGAGATAAACTGATTGGACTTGGGCAGGGCGCTGCACAACAGAATATCAGCCAAGTGGTATTAAAAAATTTTCCTACACTACGTCCACCGGTAATTTTAATGCAAGAGTTGTCAGTAATGGTAGAACCACTACTTGATAATGTTAGAAACCTGCAACAAAGAAATGCCAACCTCCGTCGCACTCGTGACCTTCTTTTACCTAAACTCATCAGTGGTGAGATTGATGTTGAGGACTTAGATATTAACTCAGGTATCAACAATGGACATACCTAA
- a CDS encoding right-handed parallel beta-helix repeat-containing protein produces MKRLFSKLFLAVFFVFGGILSFFMPVSLSYGDVPITGTITISNFDCIPSDVYNGESSLPVATVPFTIEVGIKSLLDNKSEGRYGIFLSAEQPTNIYGYIEPANDCTDCTLDYGGYFSTVSQAGGYDWTVSSTSNDINDFSLILKVYPEVNYNAGSSQYCPICNSLPANIKYRIYDMLNSYDEEFLLSKGLEKDVNFYSVSLDKDIVRYKFSGKKGDKVTVKASITNPENYSGQIYYNPRISLGKINYKDNGTVEIISDSYAGYEDFAMSLGSNGDYYLTIQNPLVTNYSNENPSACVPLIDLIPVHISVTAETKTGLVVNSTGDSSDTDVTDGACNTGKTTAGGDPECTLRAAMEEANARVGEDTITFFISGGTTSKASSIAPVIRPKKKLPVLKEAETIDATMQPGGKVELDGINAGIATGVSFSGIDGAVKGMIIKNFSGDGIYSAGEITVEDVEILDNNGFGINAVNTIDIFTSAKINHNEDGGIFTQHGSILAASIQSLEVVKNGGAGIWSKNKGSVVTLENVKINKNKGNGITMDGALTIYGTANQVSNNGGTGISNIGAVTDGRGIEIYGIEMLNNKGRGIYSTASVVINKQAKINENKKEGIWCGSSVLAGGVDFLEVIGNKGIGIKVQSKGSVVTLENAKVNKNKGNGITMDGSLTIYGISNEISSNRGTGISNIGAVTDGRGIEIDGIEMLNNKGRGIYTTASVVINKQAKINNNKKEGIWCESSVLAGSVDSLEVSRNGRHGITVTGEGEVAVLANIQINKNQGKGLKISGDLTANQGDVCGNDSGDIEAGGALNLTGVVYGKDCKAAATASP; encoded by the coding sequence ATGAAGAGATTATTTAGTAAATTATTCCTGGCTGTTTTTTTTGTGTTTGGGGGCATCTTAAGCTTTTTCATGCCGGTTTCTTTATCTTACGGTGATGTGCCAATAACCGGGACGATAACTATATCAAACTTTGATTGCATCCCTTCTGATGTTTATAATGGAGAGAGCAGCCTGCCTGTTGCAACAGTGCCATTTACCATTGAGGTAGGGATTAAAAGTCTGCTTGATAACAAATCTGAAGGAAGATACGGAATTTTCCTGTCCGCTGAACAACCAACAAATATTTATGGATATATAGAGCCGGCAAATGATTGTACTGATTGCACATTAGATTACGGTGGGTATTTTTCTACCGTGTCACAAGCGGGTGGTTATGATTGGACGGTATCTTCAACTTCCAACGATATTAATGATTTTTCATTGATTTTAAAAGTCTATCCTGAGGTTAACTATAACGCCGGCTCTTCGCAATATTGCCCTATATGTAATTCTCTTCCCGCAAATATAAAATACAGAATATATGATATGCTGAATTCATACGATGAAGAATTTTTGCTGTCAAAGGGGCTGGAAAAAGATGTGAATTTTTATTCAGTAAGTTTGGACAAAGACATAGTTCGTTATAAGTTTTCCGGAAAAAAAGGGGACAAGGTTACCGTAAAGGCATCAATAACCAATCCGGAAAACTATTCAGGACAGATATATTATAATCCTAGAATCTCTCTTGGGAAAATCAATTACAAAGACAACGGCACTGTAGAAATAATTTCTGACTCCTATGCGGGATATGAAGACTTTGCAATGTCTTTAGGCAGTAACGGTGATTATTATCTTACGATTCAAAACCCACTAGTCACTAATTACAGCAATGAAAACCCTTCGGCATGTGTGCCGCTGATAGATTTGATACCGGTGCATATATCAGTCACGGCAGAGACGAAAACCGGATTGGTGGTCAATTCCACAGGTGATAGTTCTGATACTGATGTAACAGATGGCGCTTGCAACACAGGCAAGACAACTGCCGGTGGTGATCCGGAATGTACTCTTCGTGCGGCAATGGAGGAAGCAAATGCCCGAGTTGGAGAGGATACAATTACTTTCTTTATAAGCGGAGGAACTACTTCTAAAGCAAGTTCTATCGCACCTGTTATTCGTCCGAAAAAGAAACTTCCTGTACTTAAAGAGGCAGAGACAATAGATGCTACCATGCAACCCGGCGGTAAAGTGGAACTGGACGGCATAAATGCAGGGATCGCCACCGGTGTAAGTTTTTCCGGGATAGATGGAGCAGTAAAAGGAATGATAATAAAAAACTTTTCCGGTGACGGCATATATAGTGCAGGTGAAATAACTGTTGAAGATGTGGAGATACTTGATAACAATGGTTTTGGTATCAATGCAGTGAATACAATAGATATTTTCACGAGTGCCAAGATCAACCATAACGAAGATGGAGGCATTTTCACGCAACATGGGAGCATCCTTGCAGCCTCAATCCAGTCTCTTGAGGTAGTGAAGAACGGTGGCGCAGGTATTTGGTCCAAAAATAAGGGGAGTGTTGTTACTCTTGAGAATGTGAAGATTAACAAGAACAAAGGGAATGGGATTACTATGGATGGTGCCCTCACAATTTATGGAACGGCAAATCAGGTCAGCAATAATGGCGGGACAGGAATTTCCAATATAGGTGCAGTCACTGATGGGCGTGGAATAGAGATTTACGGAATTGAGATGCTTAACAACAAAGGCAGAGGAATCTATTCAACAGCTTCGGTTGTCATCAACAAACAAGCTAAAATCAACGAGAACAAAAAGGAGGGTATCTGGTGCGGTAGCAGTGTTCTTGCCGGAGGCGTTGATTTTCTTGAGGTCATTGGGAATAAAGGTATAGGTATTAAGGTTCAGTCTAAAGGCAGTGTTGTTACTTTGGAGAATGCCAAGGTAAATAAGAACAAAGGAAATGGTATCACGATGGATGGCAGCCTCACAATCTACGGTATATCGAATGAAATAAGCTCCAATAGAGGAACAGGAATTTCCAATATCGGCGCAGTTACTGATGGACGTGGTATTGAGATTGACGGCATTGAGATGCTTAATAACAAAGGACGGGGAATCTATACGACGGCATCGGTTGTTATTAACAAGCAGGCTAAAATCAATAATAACAAAAAAGAAGGTATCTGGTGTGAAAGCAGTGTTCTTGCAGGCAGCGTTGACTCTCTTGAGGTTAGTAGAAATGGGAGACATGGTATTACTGTGACAGGCGAAGGTGAGGTAGCTGTGCTCGCAAACATCCAGATTAACAAGAATCAGGGGAAGGGATTAAAAATCTCAGGCGACCTTACAGCAAATCAGGGAGATGTGTGCGGCAATGATAGCGGAGATATTGAGGCCGGCGGCGCACTCAACCTGACAGGTGTAGTTTACGGTAAAGATTGCAAAGCCGCTGCCACCGCTTCTCCATAG
- a CDS encoding FAD-binding protein has protein sequence MIDVEAQKQFRDIVGKERFSTAREDLVCYSYDAANLPYLPDAVIFPLSEAEVVEIIKTAFRYNIPVFPRGAGSGFTGGSLPVKGGLVVCMAKMDRIINIDEDNLTVEVEPGVITEKLQQAVEKKGLFYPPDPASLKFSTIGGNIAECSGGPRAAKYGVTRDYLLSVNIVTPPGIVIKSGAKTAKSVVGFDLTRLIAGSEGTLGIITKATLKLIPMPEQRQCILALFKSIRDAATTVSELTAARIIPSTLEFMDYTCIKTVSNYLNLGIPDECKALLLIEVDGSKEDVASKSRKAEEICRRKNPVDIRTASTNEEMEKLWTVRRGVSSAIGRLSKTKINEDITVPRNKIPDILDEVYKIADKYRLSIICFGHAGDGNIHTNIMTDRENKEEMGRVEKAVEEIFAATLKAGGTISGEHGIGITKSPYISMELNQEYLNLMWRVKKSFDPTEIMNPGKVFPPDFVYTPFLV, from the coding sequence ATGATTGATGTTGAAGCTCAAAAGCAATTTAGAGACATAGTCGGGAAAGAACGCTTTTCAACTGCAAGAGAAGACCTTGTCTGCTACTCCTATGATGCTGCAAACCTTCCCTATCTGCCCGATGCAGTTATTTTTCCTCTAAGTGAAGCGGAAGTTGTGGAAATTATAAAAACAGCTTTCAGATATAATATCCCTGTTTTTCCGCGCGGAGCAGGCTCAGGATTTACGGGGGGAAGTTTACCTGTCAAAGGCGGCCTCGTTGTCTGTATGGCTAAGATGGACAGGATAATAAACATAGACGAAGATAACCTCACTGTTGAGGTTGAGCCCGGAGTGATAACTGAAAAACTCCAGCAGGCTGTAGAGAAAAAAGGGCTTTTCTATCCTCCTGATCCGGCAAGTTTGAAGTTTTCAACTATTGGCGGAAATATCGCAGAATGTTCCGGAGGCCCGAGAGCGGCGAAATATGGAGTCACAAGGGACTATTTGCTAAGCGTTAATATTGTCACTCCTCCGGGAATAGTAATAAAAAGCGGCGCAAAAACAGCAAAGAGCGTTGTTGGCTTTGATTTGACCCGTCTTATAGCGGGCTCTGAAGGAACATTGGGTATAATCACAAAGGCAACACTTAAACTCATCCCTATGCCTGAGCAAAGGCAGTGCATACTCGCGCTTTTCAAATCGATAAGGGATGCAGCTACGACAGTCTCCGAGCTTACTGCAGCCCGCATAATCCCATCAACGCTTGAGTTCATGGACTACACCTGTATTAAGACTGTTAGCAATTATCTTAACCTTGGCATTCCTGATGAATGCAAGGCACTCCTTCTTATTGAAGTGGATGGCTCTAAAGAAGATGTAGCTTCAAAAAGCAGAAAAGCTGAAGAAATATGCAGGAGAAAAAATCCTGTTGACATAAGGACAGCTTCAACAAATGAAGAAATGGAAAAGCTCTGGACTGTAAGACGTGGAGTTTCCTCTGCCATCGGAAGATTATCAAAAACAAAGATAAACGAGGACATCACGGTGCCCCGCAATAAAATTCCCGATATCCTTGATGAGGTCTATAAAATCGCAGATAAATACAGGCTTTCAATAATCTGCTTTGGACACGCAGGTGACGGGAATATCCATACCAACATCATGACTGACAGGGAAAATAAAGAAGAAATGGGAAGGGTAGAAAAAGCTGTTGAAGAGATATTTGCAGCAACACTGAAGGCAGGGGGAACCATCTCAGGAGAGCATGGGATAGGGATAACAAAATCCCCCTACATTTCAATGGAGCTAAATCAGGAATATCTAAATCTCATGTGGCGTGTAAAGAAATCCTTTGACCCTACTGAGATAATGAACCCGGGAAAGGTATTCCCTCCGGACTTTGTCTATACGCCATTTCTTGTGTGA
- a CDS encoding zinc ribbon domain-containing protein, translating to MPIYEYECNDCQNKFEVFKNITDNNGSKCPKCSSEKVQRLISHSGFILKGSGWYVTDYPSESRKKGMASEGTTSKSSTIKPSVTSTTSTSTTSTADSKPKTAA from the coding sequence ATGCCGATTTACGAATACGAATGCAATGATTGCCAGAATAAATTTGAAGTATTTAAAAACATTACAGACAATAATGGGAGCAAATGCCCAAAATGCTCATCTGAAAAAGTTCAGCGCTTAATATCCCATTCAGGATTCATACTTAAAGGTTCAGGCTGGTATGTAACAGATTATCCCTCAGAATCGCGCAAAAAAGGCATGGCATCAGAAGGAACAACATCAAAAAGCTCTACTATAAAACCCTCGGTCACTTCGACCACGTCAACTTCAACAACATCAACTGCCGATTCAAAACCAAAAACTGCAGCATAG
- a CDS encoding SAM-dependent DNA methyltransferase, which produces MAGNHNDIEKKLWEAADQLRANSKLKSSEYSVPVLGLIFLRYADYKFTAVEEEIKKHQPAGSRRAISKTDFQEKGVMFLPEISRFSTLLKLPEGENIGKAINDAMKAIEEQNEELKDVLPKTYNRLENDVLVALLKQFSSIAMDMEGDVFGKIYEYFLGKFAMSEGQRGGEFFTPISLVKLIVDVIEPYHGRIYDPACGSGGMFVQSAKFVERHKKRPSSEIMVYGQEKTAETVRLCRMNLAVHGLSGDIRQGNTYYEDLHNSFGKFDFVMANPPFNVNGIDKEKISKDKRFSYGIPKPDNGNYLWIEIFLSALNDNGRAGFVMANSASDARQSELEIRQNMIEGNTVDVMISIGSNFFYTVTLPCTLWFFDKGKVKTDRKYKVLFIDARHIFNQIDRAHRDFLPEQIEFISNIVRLYRGEGVETDNGSQKLMKENFPKGKYQDIAGLCKVVPIKEIKEHGYSLNPGRHVGFTEKEADDFDFYERLEELNEELELLNVEARELEERIANNLLELLEK; this is translated from the coding sequence ATGGCAGGCAATCATAACGATATTGAAAAAAAGCTCTGGGAGGCAGCAGACCAACTAAGGGCAAATTCAAAACTTAAATCCTCTGAGTATTCGGTTCCTGTTCTTGGTCTTATCTTCCTTCGTTATGCTGACTACAAGTTCACTGCTGTTGAGGAGGAGATAAAGAAGCATCAACCTGCAGGAAGCCGCAGGGCAATTTCAAAGACAGACTTTCAAGAAAAGGGAGTGATGTTTCTTCCTGAAATTTCCCGCTTTTCAACTTTGCTGAAACTCCCGGAAGGCGAAAACATAGGCAAGGCAATAAATGACGCCATGAAAGCGATTGAAGAGCAGAATGAAGAATTAAAGGATGTGCTTCCTAAAACCTACAACCGCCTTGAAAATGATGTCCTCGTTGCTCTGCTTAAACAATTTTCAAGTATAGCGATGGACATGGAAGGCGATGTCTTCGGGAAAATCTATGAATACTTCCTTGGCAAGTTTGCAATGAGCGAAGGGCAGCGTGGTGGAGAGTTCTTTACTCCTATATCTCTTGTTAAACTCATTGTAGATGTCATTGAGCCCTACCACGGAAGAATTTATGACCCTGCCTGCGGTTCAGGTGGCATGTTTGTCCAAAGCGCAAAGTTCGTAGAACGGCACAAAAAGAGACCAAGTTCAGAAATCATGGTCTATGGTCAAGAAAAGACCGCAGAAACTGTTCGGCTATGCAGGATGAACCTTGCCGTGCACGGTCTGTCAGGAGACATCAGACAGGGAAACACATACTACGAAGACCTGCATAACTCCTTCGGGAAGTTCGATTTCGTTATGGCAAATCCTCCTTTCAATGTGAATGGAATTGACAAGGAGAAGATAAGCAAGGACAAAAGATTCTCTTACGGAATACCAAAACCAGACAACGGCAACTATCTCTGGATTGAGATATTCCTGAGCGCCCTGAATGATAACGGCAGGGCAGGTTTCGTAATGGCTAACTCGGCAAGCGATGCAAGGCAGTCTGAGCTTGAGATACGGCAGAATATGATTGAAGGAAATACTGTTGATGTGATGATTTCCATAGGTTCAAACTTCTTTTACACAGTTACGCTGCCCTGCACTCTCTGGTTCTTTGACAAAGGCAAAGTAAAGACAGACCGCAAATATAAAGTTCTTTTTATAGATGCCCGCCACATCTTTAACCAGATAGACCGTGCCCACAGGGATTTCCTGCCAGAGCAGATTGAGTTTATATCTAACATTGTTAGGCTCTATCGGGGAGAAGGTGTTGAAACGGACAACGGAAGCCAAAAGCTTATGAAAGAGAACTTTCCCAAGGGGAAGTATCAGGACATTGCAGGGCTTTGCAAGGTTGTTCCCATTAAAGAAATAAAAGAACATGGCTACTCGCTTAATCCCGGACGGCATGTAGGGTTTACTGAGAAAGAAGCGGATGATTTTGATTTCTATGAGAGGCTTGAGGAGCTAAACGAAGAATTGGAGTTGTTGAATGTTGAGGCGAGAGAGTTAGAGGAAAGGATAGCAAATAACCTACTTGAATTGTTGGAAAAATAA
- the cadA gene encoding cadmium-translocating P-type ATPase, which produces MHDISRESILPGSVAASVGEHDHHLSTFNIEKVETFFSPVVSIILILSSFFSGGDKTRLGIYLSLSACVLSGLPIVKNSIRAIFVDVRLNAEFLVTCALTASIWVGEYMAGAIVVLMMNVGELLEDLTIAKTGEAIRKLIAITPQSATVIRYGMEERVDIEDVMKNDRVLVKPGEKIPVDGYIETGKAEIEEATITGEPLPVTKEEGDSVFGGTINRNGVLIIRATRVGRETTLSKIVEMVKKAQAEKPPIERIADRFSSWFTPAILIFSGAVYFFTGEIIRSVSVLVVACPCALVIATPTAVVAGIGNAARKGILIKGGAVLETMGRITSFVFDKTGTLTFGKPMVEEILPLEGFSDKAVIELAAMAEKRSIHSLAHAILEKAQEMGLTIPAPDNSETIVGRGIKAEIGGDKIILGNKKIFTDEGIHIPEDCHIFIDGHSRNGNTSIIVGLNGKIAGIVAVSDRIREEVGETISDLRKLGAKNIVMLTGDRKESATKATEGIDFDRIEAELLPEDKVIHITRMKNSGEKVAMVGDGINDAPALALADVGIAMGGGGTDIAIESADIALISDDISKIPEGIALGKKTIQIIKQSLLMSVIINAGALFFASTGYLGPIGGAIVHNIGSILVVGNSSRLITYGYRKR; this is translated from the coding sequence ATGCATGATATAAGCAGAGAATCTATACTACCGGGAAGTGTCGCCGCATCAGTTGGTGAGCACGATCATCATCTGTCAACATTCAATATAGAAAAGGTTGAGACTTTTTTTTCTCCTGTTGTCTCCATAATTCTTATTCTTTCTTCTTTCTTTTCAGGCGGGGATAAAACAAGGCTCGGCATTTACCTTTCCCTTTCAGCATGTGTTTTAAGCGGTTTGCCAATAGTAAAAAATTCGATTCGGGCAATATTTGTGGACGTAAGACTTAACGCCGAGTTCTTAGTCACCTGCGCGCTCACAGCCTCAATATGGGTCGGAGAATACATGGCAGGCGCCATCGTAGTCCTTATGATGAATGTTGGAGAGCTCCTTGAAGACCTGACCATTGCAAAGACCGGCGAGGCAATAAGGAAGTTAATTGCCATCACTCCCCAATCTGCGACAGTCATAAGATACGGAATGGAAGAAAGGGTTGACATAGAAGATGTTATGAAGAACGACCGTGTCCTTGTAAAGCCCGGGGAAAAGATACCTGTTGATGGTTACATCGAGACAGGAAAAGCAGAAATCGAAGAGGCGACTATTACTGGCGAGCCTCTTCCAGTAACAAAAGAGGAAGGGGATAGCGTTTTTGGCGGAACAATAAACAGGAACGGCGTACTTATAATAAGAGCAACAAGGGTCGGCAGGGAAACAACTCTTTCAAAGATAGTGGAAATGGTAAAAAAGGCTCAGGCTGAAAAGCCTCCCATAGAAAGAATAGCAGACCGTTTTTCAAGCTGGTTCACCCCGGCAATTCTGATTTTCAGCGGCGCTGTTTATTTTTTTACAGGCGAGATAATCCGCTCTGTATCCGTACTCGTTGTTGCATGCCCATGTGCTTTAGTAATCGCCACACCAACAGCGGTAGTTGCCGGTATAGGCAACGCTGCCCGGAAAGGGATACTGATTAAAGGTGGGGCTGTCTTAGAAACAATGGGACGTATCACGTCATTCGTATTTGATAAGACAGGCACTCTAACATTCGGAAAACCTATGGTAGAGGAGATTCTCCCTCTCGAAGGTTTTAGCGACAAAGCTGTAATAGAACTCGCCGCAATGGCTGAGAAAAGGTCAATCCATTCCCTTGCGCATGCCATTCTTGAAAAAGCTCAGGAAATGGGGCTTACAATACCGGCACCGGACAATAGTGAAACCATTGTGGGCAGAGGAATCAAGGCAGAGATAGGCGGGGACAAGATAATCTTAGGGAATAAGAAAATATTCACGGATGAGGGAATCCATATCCCTGAGGATTGCCATATTTTCATAGACGGTCATTCCCGGAACGGGAACACTTCAATAATAGTAGGGCTTAATGGAAAGATTGCAGGCATTGTGGCAGTGTCAGACAGGATAAGGGAAGAAGTTGGAGAAACTATCAGTGATCTCAGAAAACTTGGGGCAAAAAACATAGTCATGCTTACAGGTGACAGAAAGGAATCTGCAACAAAGGCTACAGAGGGAATAGACTTTGACAGGATAGAAGCTGAACTTCTCCCCGAAGACAAGGTCATCCATATAACTAGGATGAAGAATTCTGGTGAAAAAGTTGCAATGGTGGGAGACGGGATAAATGATGCCCCTGCCCTTGCCCTTGCTGATGTGGGCATTGCAATGGGAGGAGGCGGAACGGACATAGCCATAGAGTCGGCTGATATCGCCCTAATCTCCGATGATATTTCAAAAATCCCTGAAGGGATTGCCCTTGGAAAGAAAACGATTCAGATCATAAAACAAAGCTTGTTGATGTCTGTGATAATAAATGCGGGAGCGCTGTTCTTTGCCTCCACAGGATATCTAGGTCCTATAGGCGGAGCCATAGTCCACAACATCGGTTCCATATTAGTCGTCGGCAACTCCTCAAGGCTCATCACATACGGGTACAGGAAGAGGTAA
- a CDS encoding branched-chain amino acid transaminase, whose amino-acid sequence MEKSDKIWMDGKLVDWDDAKIHILTNTFNYGLGVFEGIRCYNTAKGPAIFRLEEHLDRLYNSAKIASIKPNFSKDELRKALIKTIKVNKLKECYIKPIIYYGYGEIGLYPKNNPVNSAISVYPWGAYLGAEGLSNGISVKISSFSRHYINAAMTKAKICGFYANSQLAKMEAIENGYDEALLLDTEGRVAEGSGENLFIIKNGKLMTPPVLTVLDGITRDSAIQIARYKKYVVEEASLTRDMVYIADEAFFTGTAAELTPIREIDKRPIGIGKTGPVTKQLQEEFFKAAKGKNKDFLHWLTFI is encoded by the coding sequence ATGGAAAAGTCTGATAAAATATGGATGGATGGGAAATTAGTTGACTGGGATGATGCTAAAATCCATATCCTCACCAATACATTCAACTATGGACTCGGCGTTTTTGAAGGAATAAGGTGCTATAACACAGCAAAAGGTCCTGCTATATTCCGACTCGAAGAGCATCTCGACAGACTTTACAACTCTGCAAAGATAGCGTCCATAAAGCCCAACTTCTCAAAAGATGAACTAAGAAAAGCGCTTATCAAAACCATAAAAGTCAATAAACTCAAAGAATGCTATATAAAACCAATCATCTATTATGGCTACGGCGAGATCGGTCTATATCCAAAGAACAACCCTGTAAACAGCGCTATATCGGTTTATCCATGGGGCGCATATCTTGGGGCAGAGGGATTGTCAAACGGTATAAGTGTTAAAATCTCATCATTCTCAAGACATTATATCAACGCTGCCATGACAAAGGCAAAGATATGTGGTTTCTATGCCAATTCTCAGCTTGCCAAGATGGAAGCCATTGAAAACGGATATGACGAGGCATTGCTTCTTGACACCGAGGGACGGGTTGCTGAAGGCTCAGGGGAAAACCTTTTTATAATAAAAAACGGAAAGTTAATGACGCCTCCGGTGCTTACCGTACTTGACGGAATCACTCGGGACAGCGCCATCCAGATAGCCCGCTATAAGAAATATGTGGTTGAAGAAGCATCTCTTACAAGGGATATGGTCTATATAGCAGACGAAGCATTCTTTACAGGAACTGCCGCCGAGTTGACACCTATCAGGGAAATAGATAAAAGACCTATAGGGATCGGTAAGACCGGTCCGGTGACAAAACAGCTTCAGGAGGAATTCTTTAAAGCTGCAAAAGGAAAGAATAAGGATTTTCTCCACTGGCTTACATTTATATGA